Proteins encoded within one genomic window of Bradyrhizobium sp. AZCC 1719:
- a CDS encoding HlyD family secretion protein, whose amino-acid sequence MLELLLCSLLTILPDYLYRRYRQGKRLGHEITLYSVWFELRWGIISCLMLTVALITMIFYYHPSTSSATLFYRTVPIVPEVTGRVAEVKVDVSAPVKKGDVLFRLDSAKQEASLQTARRKIAEVDAAMLSAQADILKAEGQLQEAKGALQQATDELDTKRELQKRNPGIVPQRDIEKLEVAAAGRQGTLDAATASKQSAMTRLSALLPAEKASAEAALAEAQVDLDRTVIRAGVDGRVEQFALRPGDIVNPMIRSAGVLIPEGAGRRALLAGFGQIEAQVMKVGMVAEATCISKPWAIIPMVVTNVQDYIAAGQFRGGEQLVEAQQVVRPGTILVYMEPIFQGGLEGVTPGSSCVANAYTSNHERIASGQVGGFKSFALHVVDATGLVHAMLLRIQALMLPVKTLVLSGH is encoded by the coding sequence ATGCTTGAGCTGCTCCTCTGCTCGCTGCTGACCATCTTACCCGATTATCTCTATCGGCGTTACCGGCAGGGCAAACGCCTCGGTCACGAGATCACGCTCTATTCGGTGTGGTTCGAACTGCGATGGGGCATCATCTCCTGTCTGATGCTCACCGTCGCGTTGATTACGATGATCTTCTACTATCATCCGTCGACGAGTTCGGCGACGTTGTTCTACCGGACCGTTCCGATCGTTCCCGAAGTCACCGGCCGGGTGGCCGAGGTGAAGGTCGACGTCAGCGCGCCCGTCAAGAAGGGCGATGTGCTGTTCAGGCTCGACAGCGCCAAGCAGGAAGCGTCGCTGCAGACCGCGCGGCGCAAGATTGCCGAAGTGGATGCGGCGATGCTGTCGGCGCAGGCCGATATTCTTAAGGCGGAAGGCCAGCTTCAGGAAGCAAAGGGCGCGCTGCAGCAGGCAACAGACGAACTCGACACCAAACGCGAGTTGCAGAAGCGCAACCCCGGCATCGTGCCGCAACGCGACATCGAAAAGCTCGAGGTGGCCGCCGCGGGCCGGCAGGGCACGCTCGACGCCGCGACCGCTTCCAAACAATCCGCGATGACGCGGTTGAGCGCGCTTCTCCCGGCGGAGAAGGCAAGCGCGGAGGCGGCTCTAGCCGAAGCGCAGGTCGATCTCGACAGGACCGTTATTCGCGCCGGTGTCGATGGGCGGGTCGAGCAGTTCGCGCTCAGGCCGGGCGATATCGTCAATCCGATGATACGGTCGGCCGGCGTCCTGATTCCGGAGGGCGCGGGACGACGCGCGCTTCTGGCAGGGTTCGGACAAATCGAAGCGCAGGTCATGAAGGTCGGAATGGTGGCCGAGGCCACCTGCATTTCCAAGCCGTGGGCGATCATTCCGATGGTCGTGACCAACGTCCAGGACTACATCGCGGCAGGGCAGTTCAGGGGCGGCGAGCAATTGGTCGAAGCGCAGCAGGTCGTGCGCCCGGGCACGATCCTCGTCTACATGGAGCCGATCTTCCAGGGCGGGCTGGAGGGCGTGACGCCGGGCAGCAGTTGCGTTGCCAATGCCTATACCAGCAACCACGAGCGGATCGCCTCGGGCCAAGTCGGCGGCTTCAAGAGCTTTGCGCTGCACGTCGTCGATGCCACCGGTCTCGTGCACGCCATGCTGCTGCGCATTCAAGCGCTGATGTTGCCGGTCAAGACGCTGGTGCTGAGCGGCCACTGA
- a CDS encoding adenylate/guanylate cyclase domain-containing protein produces MIVRERFRGLFQKYLFVLFMAVAIPLAINGVVEAWFGYRDQRARLDQLLGVQATSAAAEIHDFIYGITNQLGWLVQVPWSDEPDERRRTEALRLFRQAPAIVSLALLDNRGLERLYVSRIGLNRIESRTDRSADPAVIGARSGQVWFSDVSYHRGSEPHLTVAVAGNRPSVGVVIAEVNLKLIWDVISAIKVGKTGFAFVLDRPGRLIAHPDISLVLRGAEEATSKPFRTIRDAIGPAGTGFATSRDVHGHEVAAVAAPVAGPDWTVVVEQPLAEAYAPIYAVLWRTVALLAGGTMLAALLAYALAHRMTEPIRVLEEGTEKIGAGSFGHRISIETGDEFQRLANSFNKMAAELALGQEHQERIAKLKRFLAPQVADLVDRAGDDSVLDGRRAEVVVIFCDLRGFTAFSAALAPEEVMNVLSEYYEVLGRAITQFEATLISFSGDGLMVLVNAPVPVEEPALRAVDLAVEMQKSVQRLIAGWRSRGYQVGFGIGLASGAATVGRIGYANRFDYTAIGSVVNLAARLCASAADREILIDSELAECVRGKRFLVELGDRQIKGFDEAIPVFGISFDTPIADGKLRRPG; encoded by the coding sequence ATGATTGTCCGAGAACGTTTTCGCGGCCTTTTCCAGAAGTACTTGTTCGTGCTGTTCATGGCCGTCGCGATACCGCTCGCGATTAACGGTGTTGTCGAAGCCTGGTTCGGCTATCGCGACCAGCGAGCAAGGCTTGATCAGTTGCTTGGCGTTCAAGCAACGTCTGCCGCAGCCGAAATCCATGATTTCATCTACGGTATCACAAACCAGCTCGGCTGGTTGGTTCAGGTTCCCTGGAGCGACGAGCCCGACGAGCGGCGGCGGACCGAGGCGTTACGCTTGTTTCGGCAGGCGCCTGCGATCGTCAGTCTGGCACTCCTCGACAACAGGGGCCTGGAGCGCCTCTATGTTTCACGGATCGGGCTCAATCGAATTGAAAGCCGCACAGACCGATCCGCTGATCCCGCGGTAATTGGCGCCCGCTCGGGACAAGTCTGGTTTAGCGACGTAAGCTACCATCGAGGCTCCGAACCACACCTGACGGTTGCGGTTGCTGGTAATCGACCATCGGTCGGAGTAGTTATCGCTGAAGTCAATCTCAAGCTGATCTGGGATGTGATTTCAGCGATAAAGGTGGGAAAGACCGGCTTCGCGTTCGTTTTGGACCGACCGGGTCGGCTCATTGCTCATCCCGACATCAGCCTCGTCCTCCGTGGGGCAGAAGAAGCAACCTCCAAGCCGTTTCGCACCATACGCGACGCAATCGGGCCCGCGGGGACCGGCTTCGCGACAAGCCGAGATGTCCACGGCCATGAGGTTGCCGCCGTCGCGGCTCCCGTTGCGGGTCCCGATTGGACTGTAGTCGTCGAACAGCCGCTGGCTGAAGCCTACGCACCGATCTATGCCGTCTTGTGGCGAACCGTGGCGCTCCTCGCGGGGGGCACAATGCTGGCCGCGTTGCTTGCCTATGCACTGGCGCACCGGATGACCGAACCAATAAGGGTTCTCGAGGAAGGGACTGAGAAGATCGGGGCTGGGTCTTTCGGCCACCGCATTTCCATCGAGACCGGCGACGAGTTTCAGCGTCTGGCAAACAGCTTTAACAAGATGGCTGCCGAGTTGGCGCTGGGGCAGGAGCACCAGGAACGCATAGCGAAGCTCAAGCGATTTCTCGCACCGCAGGTGGCCGACCTCGTCGATCGAGCGGGCGACGACAGTGTATTGGACGGGCGCCGCGCAGAGGTCGTCGTTATATTTTGCGACTTGCGAGGCTTCACCGCATTTTCCGCAGCACTTGCACCCGAGGAAGTCATGAACGTGCTGTCGGAGTACTATGAGGTGCTTGGCAGAGCCATTACGCAATTTGAGGCGACACTCATCAGTTTCTCGGGAGACGGCCTTATGGTGCTCGTGAACGCTCCCGTGCCCGTTGAAGAACCGGCACTAAGGGCTGTCGATCTGGCCGTTGAGATGCAGAAGAGTGTGCAACGACTCATCGCCGGCTGGCGATCGCGAGGCTACCAGGTTGGGTTCGGGATTGGTCTTGCCAGTGGGGCAGCAACGGTTGGACGGATCGGATACGCGAACCGGTTCGATTACACCGCCATCGGCAGTGTGGTAAATCTAGCGGCCCGTCTATGCGCATCTGCCGCAGATCGGGAAATCCTGATAGACTCCGAACTCGCCGAATGTGTTAGGGGCAAGCGATTCCTGGTCGAACTTGGGGACCGCCAAATCAAGGGATTTGACGAGGCTATTCCGGTATTCGGAATTTCCTTCGATACACCCATAGCCGACGGCAAGCTGCGGCGGCCTGGCTGA